The following DNA comes from Oncorhynchus masou masou isolate Uvic2021 chromosome 21, UVic_Omas_1.1, whole genome shotgun sequence.
CGGTCTCCTATCATAGTATCAGAGTTCTGCAGTTCTCTTTAAAATTGCAGTACCACATTGGTACTTACTATGTTTAGATCGTTGTGTCCACTGAGAAAGTATGTGATGATTTTGCTGGCTACTGCTAAGCAGGTGCAGTTCCTTAATCCTTCCACTACCTCATCCTTCTAATATTACCCAACCATGTTGGCTTTGCCAGACCAAGAACAATGACACCTGAATGACTAAAAAATAATGTTACATGATCTTCCTCCGGtctgttttatttacatttccaGCTAGCAAACTCATTTCGATACGAACACACAACTAACACAATTGACAGCTTTTGCATAATAGCAGATGACAAACTTCAACAACTCTCCTTTTTTtatcaaattaaattactactCAGAAACTCAACAACatatttctacaatttgattgctATGTTTCTGTTGATCAGATGGTCTCTATGTCAGTCACCACTCAACCCGAAAAACAAATCTTTGCGATTGCGCGAATATAGCGCTGATGACTGGTTGTGAGCCTGCTGGGTGGAGCGTTATAAGTTTCTCTTCATTTTCCGCTGGGATTCttatctcctcctttctctaaAATCTCTGGCTAAATCCACTGATAGGGCAAGTATTGCTAGCAAACTTTGGCTAATATACAGGCCGGTACCAATGGTGCAGTATATCAGCATTGTTTGTGCAATAGCTTGTTCTTAAAATCAGAGAAGAAAATGCAaagaatattctaaaatctttgTCTGAATGTACCCATCTATATCAATCGAATTAGGGTCCCCcgggaaacactgaccaacactttggttcctactcTGTCACAACTATCTCCTCCCTTACTTCCGTTGTCATACCAAACAAAACTGCATTCCATGTTCCCACTGTATTCCAACCATAGCAACAGAATGATCATTCTAATTTTGCGTTTCtaacagttcacccaagtgttttgatctaTAATCGCAAGTAAAATCGCAATTGCAATAATTGGTACAAAAATCGCAATTAATGTTTTGCATATATCGTGCAGCCCTACTTCCATACATGACAGGACTTTACCTGCAACTGAGAAATAAGTAAATGGGACTGAAGGACAGTGCATTATGTCATGATGCATGTCAAAGACAAGTATTATTATGTATGCCAAAGGAGAGTATTACGTCTTTATTACAAGGTTAGATTGGACCTTTACCTGCATGGTATTGAGCTTCTGGTCAAGCTGTCTAttcttctccctcatctcctcgtAGTGAGACAATGTTTCAGACAGACGGCTGCTCAGGCCCGGCAGAACCTTGTACCGCTCCAGAAGCTCTCCTTTAACATCCTCCACCTAGACGATAAacaataaagatcatcaaggacaacaaccacccaagccactgcctgttcaccccgctatcatccagaaggtgaggtcagtacaggtgcatcaaagctgggaccgagagactgaaaaacagcttctatctcaaggccatcagactgttaaacagccaccactaacattgagtggctgctgccaacacactgactcaactccagccactttaataataggaattgatgtaaaatatatcactagccactttaaacaatgctactttttttttaatataatgtttacataccctacattattaatctcatatgtatacgtatatactgtactctatatcatctactgaatctttatgtaatacatgtatcactagccactttaaactatgccactttgtttacatactcatctcatatgtatatactgtactcgataccatctactgcatcttgcctatgccactctgtaccatcactcattcatatatctttatgtacatattctttatccctttacacttgtgtgtataaggtagtagttttggaattgttagttagattactcgttggttattactgcattgtcggaactagaagcacaagcatttcgctacactcgcattaacatctgctaaccatgtgtatgtgacaaattaaattttATTTAATTTGTTGTTATTACTGCTTCGTTACCCTGAACTACAGCAACCATTCAGCCCTAGGGTTAGTTGTTGTTATGAAGTTAGCTGTGTGGTTCATTTAGTTTCAATTCTCCCAAATGATTTATTTCGGGTACTtcccaaaatatattttgttgttAGTGTGTTACATATAAATGCACGTACAAAAACGTGTGAATCAACAATTTCATTATGCTGATTCTTTAAAAATTTTCCTCTAATTGTACACAGGGCAAATTGTTGTAAAAAATTCAAGGTAATTCCAGTACCTTGGCCTCCAGTGTAGTGTTTCTGGTTGCCATCAACCGCAGGTGTTCAGAGGCAAAGCTAGATTCATGGTCCCTCATGTCTTGGTTGAGACCCTACAGAGGAGCAACAGGGAATATCATATCAGTAACATACCAGCTTAAAACTACTGTATGCTCTCCTAAATATGGCCGAGTTGGTGTTCAGTGGGACAGTAGCACCACTTTCTTATGATCACAATAGCAAGACAAAGGAGTAGGAGAGCCATCACAGGGAGTTCATAGTGGCCATGTTATTAGAACTTATATTAAGCATGTTATTATTAATAACATTTCTAACAGTCATAGTAACATGAAGGCTGACCTTGAAATTGCATCCAAAGCGGATAAAGGAGCAGGTGACATGAGCCTTGGGACACTCATGTTGATGACTCGTCAGCTGAGAGTAGAAACACACATTCAGGTTCAATCATTTCCTTATGTGTCAAGCATTTTTCAGTACAACGTGGTCTCAATGAAATGAGCAACACAAAAACTAAAACGATGTTTATCCATCTGATGATAAGTGGAAAGATGACCATTCTTGTTTTGCATGAATACAATTTATTTGACAAAAATTTAAATAAACTTCTTACTTTGCTCCGTAAGATGGAGGGGAAAGTACAATGATTGGGGCAGGCCACCGGAAATGAAGGACAAACGGTGTCTTTGTGTTTCTGAAAAAGTTATCAAGTAAAGAGAAATTGGCACTATGGAAAGAAAATACACCTAGTAAATATTCACACAAAAAACATTGAACACAAATACTGAACTGGCTCTACAACATCAATCAATGATATTGTTTAGGGAAGTAacagtgttgttatagtcagtgaTTAAGGTGGACTTAAATACATGCCAGTACCAGAACGACAGTGAGAAGGTCAATTCTGGTGACTTTTTAAAAATACATTCTACTCCAAAATTCATGAAAATGTAATGATGTTAACATCTGAAATATAACTGATGTGCGCCACTGCACTGTAGGGAGATGATGAGGAGCAAGTAGTGGCTGTGCGCTCATGGCGCTCATTCACACCACCGTTTCCTTCAAATATACCTTGTAACGTGTCACTGATCTTAAAGGGATAGTGCAACATTTGGCAATTAAGCCCCttttctacttacccagagtcagatgaactcatggatatcatgtgtatgtctctgcgtgcagtttgaacgGAGCTAGTTTCACTagcatgctagctgttcccatagacttccagtcattgcgctaatacTAGTTAGTAATTGTGCAAACGCTAGTCAGCAACTTCTTTCAAACTGCAGTCATATTTTTGGGCAGCCTCTGCTAAATGAATGTACGGGAAACGCTGCAGTACTTATTTTGGGTGTCGGTCCTCTTAATATCCTTttatacagtatgttgttgtcTTCAGTCTCTCTTggcgtgatgtgtgttttgtcctatatttatatgttatttatcttttaatcccagcccctgtcctgccaggaggtcttttgccttttggtaggccgtcattgtaaataagaatttgtttttaactgacttggtGCCAGTACTAATTCTATTTAAAGAGTGAAAGAAAAATATTGATTTATGCAGTACTGCCAAAAAGAATtatgttcatgttgtaaatgacaatgTGCTATAAATGTTCATATGTGCACAGTGCTCAGCTGTTGGCTACAAATTTATGTTGGTGCTGTTGTGCATCCCATCCTGCTGGGGTCTCTGTCCTCATCCTTCAGCCTTAGTCGATATGTAATATAGAATacgcttatccagagcgacttaggcCAACAATAggtaagacaaccacatatcagtcgCATATTGCTGAAATTATTTTCAATACTTCCTAAACAAACACAATAGCCTATATTTCTGTGCACAAAAATTTGCACGGACTGGACAGGAGTGATTTTTATTGGGAAGGGACAAGAAAGTTCCCGGGGTGATATAACTGTTGCGAGGTCAGAACAATTCAAGGAAAAAAATGACAGGACAAGGGACAGGAATTAATTTTCACTCCGGTGTCAACCTCTagtctgtggtaaacacaggcttaggagatcttatatgtTTTCTTCTATGAGATAAACTTCAGCAAACAAcactttttgtgaattttgaaTAATTTATGTAatcacataaaggcttcataattgataaaggtcatgttaacggACTGCTATTATCTCACATAACAAAAGGTATAAGATCTCCAAAGCCTGTGTTGACCTCATTTTCGGCGATTATTCAAAAACCCTATTCTTTCGCCATTCATATTTCCCATAGGGATGGCTGACAAACCAGGGGTAACTAATTTCCGGGTTTTAGGACTACAATCTGATGAGCTCTATTATAATCAGATCACATTATGACGTCATGATGTGGACCAAAAGTTCCATACCACCTGAACAGGCTTAAATTCcaggtattttttattttttatttttttaacacagACAGGGTATCGAcctcgtttttttttttaaagcaggaAACTCACGTTTAAACTTCCCCCTTAAAGACAAAATATTCTTTAGGAGGTGCAGGTTTGGTGAGCACCGGCCCAACTCCAGTAGTGGTTCTAGTTACCTGTAACTCAGTCATGGCCAtcttctgcatgcagaattcacAGGTGGTCTCCCTGTGTTTACATTTCCAACTCAAATGTTCAGGAATGTCTTTGCGCATCATCTTCTCTTTGCACTTTCCCAAAGGGCATGGCACCTCAAAATACGGACACACATTTAAATGATCCtgggaaaaaaagaaaacatttaaGGAAAAGGACTCATGAGTGTAAAGAAAATGTTACGTATTATTATAGTAACTCATAACAGTTGATGGGAAATGTCCAACCAATGTGACGAGCATCAAGGAGAATTGTAGATAAACATTTTTCTAAAACGGTCATTCAAAAATGGGTGGATCTTTTGCAGTTCAGAGTTTGAATACCGACGGCGTGCACTGTGCAACAATGGGGCGTTTTATTTCCCCCAGTCAGACACTTACCATGACCTGCTGTAAACTGATCTGCTCCTTACAGCCATTCTTTTCACTCCTGCAGTACACTCTCAGAGCCATGATCTCTCTATGGCAGCACACGTCACGGAAGAcctgacaaaacacacacacacacaacacgatTGTCACTGATTATGTTCACGGCCATTTAGAATGGGTAtatagcagggatgggcaactttgattgGAATGGGGCCCACcgaaaatctgaactcatcatgaggggcctcAGTGGCTCgtgggtctgcgtacccacatccatacccacacacgCAGTCAGATGACGTTTTAAATGTTATTtagtgcaattctacacattctgccatggggtgtagagaaaatgttACTGTTTTTAAAGCAACTTTACCATGGGTGTAGAGAAGATCTTGCCACTTTTTAtaactaatttcctgcaattctactcattttgccatagggcggagagaaatgtttgcagattTGAATTGATATCTGAATGAGTAACTAATAAACTGAATGGGTTTAGATCGCTCGCTAAACTAACTTATCAATTTAAAAAACGTTAGCTgatatgggctaattgagtgcacaaccaaatttcgaaatGTACCTTGTCTATTCTACTATTTTAACTCTCAACAGTTagttgagaccctgactgagttaAAAATAAACTTTCATTTTTTCCCCCCTTGGGGCTGGTATATAAGGGTGATGATAGTGATGCAAATCATTTTCAGTCTTACCTTGTCTTTGAACAGAGGTTCCTTATCTTCTGGACATACTGGATTCGGTTTGCTGTAAAGTAGATTTAACTAATAATTTATGTCCAATCAAGCATCCTATTAACAACTAGTGGCCAATGACTTCATTATTCCTCCATCATCATCACATGATCATTGAATGACAAACCAATCTTACCAGAAAGACAGCTGACATATCAAACACACTGACAAGAAGACATTTCTGTAATCTCTCAACTGTAATTTCctaaaaaaaaatcctaaaaaaccCATTCATTCTCACACTCAGCATGAATATCAAATATCTTCTCACCTTAGTTGATCAGAGATACAGGTTTCACAGAACCTGTGTCCGCATTCTGTCTGCCTGGGGTTGCAGAGCACCAGCTTGCAGGACTCACAGCAGTACTTGGGTTCCGGGGTGGCTACGAAGTGGTCCCTGAAGCCCCCGTGCTGGGGTAGGAAGCCTGCCACGTGGTCGCTGGGCCAGGGGCGCTGGGCCAGGGAGAGAGCGGCCAGGGAGAGAGCGCATTGCTGGAGGGGGATCTGCAGCTCCCGCCCGTCCGCATTCCGCCCTGCTGACATGACCTGgggagggcacacacacacagacagacatgaggtGAGAGATGTTTCATAAAATGTACAGTTGCAACATACAGGACAAACACAACATGGTGTTCCAGCTGAGGCTGTGTGTGTTAATGCTGAGAATTCATTGCCACATCAACAGCACACGACTGTCAGGCCAAGCCTTGGGAAACCCCTTTATAACAGGCATAGCTAACTGGGTCTAATTTTATCCCCGCTCTGACTCGGAGCAGAGTGGAGTGCACAAGCAGGAAGGCCTGGGACTGGAATAAAACATACCCAAAATTAGATAGAGAGGACAGAACTTAATCTCGACTGAACCAAGCCTTTATTattgacttgccaaaactttatTCACTTTAGGAGTGCAAGCAGTCTAGGCTAGAACATCCTTCAATTGACATCAATCCCATGTAAATACAGCATACACCATCACCCCCCCAACAAGACTTCTACTAGTAGGTTCTAGTTAAAATGGAGAACTGAGAAAGGTTCCCGAGAAGCTAGAAATCAACTCTGAACTAATGACTGAACCATCAGGTCTACATCCTGTTACACGTTGTTCAAATGACTCATTCATATAGTACAACTGAACCCATTCAGACTGACACTGGTTAGGATATCAAGACTGGCCACTTCTACAACTCTGCCCTCACCATTGAAAGTCCATCCAACCATCATCACTGGATGAGCAAATGGACTAGGCCTAGACTATTCGCTGACCAGTTCATGTGGTTCGCATGGGACTTCCTGGGATATTCAAGGGGCTTTTCCACATGCCTGTCCCTGTCCATCACCACTGACTGACTACACACACAACttagtactctctctctctcacacacacacacacacacacacacacacacacacacgtaagccTACACAAACTCCAGACACAGCTAGATAAAAGCTGTCAGCAAAAGTTAGAAATTTTGATTGGTTAGGCTAGATAGATATCTTCGTTATCTCCTACCTAAAGTAACGCATATAGTACATTTGAGATTGTTTCGGGTACATTTGGTCCAGGGACGAGATTAGTCAGGTCTATCTTCCTTGACAGGAAATCTGTTTCTGATGAAACGCTGAGCATTATGTAAAATTGGGTATTTCCCCTGTTAAATACACTCACTGATAGGTTTACATGGAGAAAGTCCGAAATCTTTTGAGAAACAGGCTCATTATTCTACCGTATTTAAACCTGGTCATAATGCTTGATGCTGAAAGGACACACTGTGTCTAACAGTGAGTGGAGGAAGAAAAAAGACGAGGGAAATCAGTTACATGTCATAGTTTCTCAGGCGAGATCCTCTCATATGGCCATAAAATGCACGACCTATCTATTCTACTCAGACAATATCCGTACAGAGTGCAGTCTCTCCACTCCCATTATACAGATGTTGGCAAGTCTTGTTATGCTGGTTAAGTAACATGACATCACAAAACAAAAACGAAACAAGTAGGGGAATTCTCTGAGTGACCTTTCGTTGCACTTAGGTTTGGCACAATTACCTTAACCATGTAACTACTGGTATGGATAAAGAccatcatgaaaataaaataacagcCATCAtgaccatatatatatattttttttttctttaattgTGTGGAATGAACAGCTAACTGAAGACGGGGTGGCCGGGTATTCAGGCAGTTGAGTCGGTTTCTGCTGTAACATGGACTATACAACATGATTAAACATTGTCGCTCTTTGCTGAAACAAGCAAAATGTTGTAGCAAATGAGTCTTCAGTTGTCTAAGCAATACCCCCCTCCCAGCAGAAACACATGCAGTCTGGAGCGGAGGATGAGAGAAAATGTGCGTCTGTTATAACAGTAACCGCGATCATTTGGCTGACCAATTACCGTCATCCAAAATTCCTATGACCGTCACAGCCCAAATTGCTCTAAATCAGATCAGAGtgtgttggtcacatacacagatttgcagatgctatcgcaggtgcagcgaaatgctcgTGTTTCTAGCTACATGGAACACTATAACCTGAAAGCAAGAGAACTTGGAAACAGGTGAATCTTCCCAGAACAGATTCATGTTTTTCTGATCAGTGATCTTAGACCTGGCCAATCAGAATTGTGATTCTATTAAAAGAATGTTTTCAATGTTTCATATGCATACCGTTTGGCATGTCTCAAAGTCATTATTGACATATGATAAGCATATATTtcaatacaaatatatttttgcACCCAATATTTACTATTACCAGACTGTTCACCGTGTCTGATAATAGAAACCACCCTCCAAAATAGAAAATCATGCAAATGACTTGAGGTACATTTTTGGACAACCAATTTGTCATAACTGCAATTAATGTATTGCACATGGATTGGTGTAAAACGGAAGATCTTATAATATGTCATGTCAACGTAAAATGACATGACAAGTTGATCATGTGGAATAATACATATTTAGAATATGCCATTATTGGTAAATCTTCACCATGGTTTAGATGGCTGAGTGTAGGCAATTCAGTGCACCACAATGGATGTTTTAAATTACATCATACCCCAATTTGAAGCCTCCCTAGCTCCACACACGTTTTGGCTCACAACTGCATGGCTACTCAACATGTTGCaatctacagacagacagagctacaTAAAAGTCAAATTCACTATAATATCATTAGCTTTCCCGTCTAGCAACAATACTTACATGAATCAGATATAACGTGGGCCAACGCAACGCCGTTTTCCAGGAGCTACAATGTTACAAATGGAGCTTCGATGAATGGCACGTTCATGAACACCACAATGTAACCGCTTACAATGAAAACGACCAAACACTGCCGGTTTTAAAACAGGCAGCTAGAGGCTTTTGATCGGTAGCTGACATTTTAAAAACAGAATGTTAAAAGGAAATGTACTAAAATCCATACGGGAATATAGCAGAAAAAGCAGCCGCTGCTGACTTGCTCTTGTCTTGATGTCTAGTGGTTGGAAAGCCCCCTTTGCTTTGGTCTTACTTCCTCAGGAAATCCCCGTCAAGAAGAAAAAAATGGTAGTCAGCCAGTGGTAGAGGCCATGATGTGTTGTATGGTATTTCCGCTAGATGGCAGTGTCATCATCACCATCAAGTGTACTACGGGAATTGCTGTCAAATATACAAACGTGGGACATTTTACTGTTTGTAATGGTCTGTACCCATCACTTACAGCACATGAGTCATTTCCTCCTATTCagtaaaacatttattttctcctcctgtcctgaaACAATACTTGATCCTTCTTCAGCAAAGGCATTTATTTAAAAATAACCTTTATTCTACCAAGTCAGTTAAgcgcaaattctt
Coding sequences within:
- the LOC135508003 gene encoding TNF receptor-associated factor 3-like; the protein is MSAGRNADGRELQIPLQQCALSLAALSLAQRPWPSDHVAGFLPQHGGFRDHFVATPEPKYCCESCKLVLCNPRQTECGHRFCETCISDQLSKPNPVCPEDKEPLFKDKVFRDVCCHREIMALRVYCRSEKNGCKEQISLQQVMDHLNVCPYFEVPCPLGKCKEKMMRKDIPEHLSWKCKHRETTCEFCMQKMAMTELQKHKDTVCPSFPVACPNHCTFPSILRSKLTSHQHECPKAHVTCSFIRFGCNFKGLNQDMRDHESSFASEHLRLMATRNTTLEAKVEDVKGELLERYKVLPGLSSRLSETLSHYEEMREKNRQLDQKLNTMQELMSSHSEKLLEMELELRSLRSLREEVETLRGTVESIRSRVASLEGGRGGANPATHTLETQLSRHDDMLSVHEIRLADMDLRFQVLETASFNGMLIWKIRDYKRRKQEAVASKTLSLYSQPFYTGYFGYKMCARVYLNGDGMGKGTHLSLFFVVMRGEYDALLLWPFKQKVTLMLMDQGPARKHLGDAFKPDPNSSSFRRPTAEMNIASGCPLFVAQTVLENGTYIKDDTIFIKVTVDTSDLPDP